A single Tachypleus tridentatus isolate NWPU-2018 chromosome 9, ASM421037v1, whole genome shotgun sequence DNA region contains:
- the LOC143226907 gene encoding muscle-specific protein 300 kDa-like: MKDREREVDSLSDSTQELIEASGEMRLSMGVSQITSRYQSLLLTCKELVRKCEQHVEDHINFQEKHDECSKWIMEAQDKYAEVTALPSGNRAALQVKYGRNKELIQMKNTGLNLVNSTVQLGEQLQVGTSPEGWKPHKPCY, translated from the exons ATGAAAGATAGAGAACGTGAAGTTGACTCTTTGAGTGATAGCACCCAAGAACTGATAGAAGCTAGTGGTGAGATGAGGCTATCAATGGGAGTTTCTCAAATTACATCCCGCTACCAATCACTGCTCTTAACCTGCAAG GAACTGGTGCGGAAGTGTGAACAGCATGTGGAAGATCATATCAATTTTCAGGAGAAACACGATGAGTGTTCTAAGTGGATTATGGAAGCACAAGACAAGTATGCTGAGGTTACTGCTTTACCTAGTGGAAACCGAGCAGCTTTACAAGTCAAGTATGGTAGAAATAAG GAGTTGATTCAGATGAAGAACACAGGGCTTAATCTAGTCAACAGTACAGTGCAGCTTGGAGAACAGCTACAAGTGGGAACATCACCTGAAGGGTGGAAACCACACAAACCATGTTACTGA
- the LOC143227577 gene encoding muscle-specific protein 300 kDa-like encodes MTDFICLCRYYIFPLLLQVSRDKWDSLSEQASLALRKLDSCQQQIKSFHQGQEQLIRWLQDVELSLEHHTEPKGTLQEKRVQLQNHKVVYQDIVSHKLVVDAVCDKAEQLMSLTQDDNLCVQNLKDKYQTMSTKSQNLLTWLEKCVSEHQHYLDLCKTFQDFLLNHQQKFQECRDTAGEKRTVQSRLMTLRELRTQEKEGNSTIQSLCDQCQEVCIHTSEYGADILRREVQEMRDSWSQHTTSTLEAEHNLENVLQQWMGYEENLQFMLTWLKEVESAVKHPQLQSSVEEKEEQLKTVQELRDKVLNHQKTVDSLTDEGHVLLQVSGVENIRGQISQCGFRYQSLLSTVKALITRWENMVEDHKNYKKMTSELEVWLRGAENVVSELKEDGKIENKIEKVQVLMADKPKGQQLLNQVVQAGERLYQDTSANGRDAVRQELRKLRDCWDQLDVELTEQQRLLQDRSQQWHVFMDNLKQIVNWLNATEKSVELDKNNHPGVQDIPTRLQKYKLFQQDIMMHKRQLDSLQEKLPSSATFLGEVKQALSEATERIEALSEAVKAELSSVENLGMLAQKYKDLREHYSQWYQQTLDKLLLCKDYTGNRATIQARLEKLENIEKQLSEGAETVNSLGEHTKELRELVCPKDRDIMEQEHMVVVSNQQRLTAETDEVSHQLHDRLQQWTTYEDQFGCLLERLELLEAQVQDFSLKTTLEEKKEQLSRYQALINDIEAEERTWPILSSLAVILDQALLTEMKDREREVDSLSDSTQELIEASGEMRLSMGVSQITSATNHCS; translated from the exons ATGACTGACTTCATCTGTCTCTGCA GGTATTATATTTTTCCCCTGCTCTTACAGGTCAGTAGAGATAAGTGGGATTCACTGAGCGAACAAGCTTCATTGGCTCTAAGAAAGCTAGACTCATGCCAGCAGCAGATAAAGTCGTTTCATCAAGGACAAGAGCAATTGATTCGGTGGCTTCAGGATGTAGAATTGTCTCTAGAGCATCACACAGAACCCAAAGGGACACTCCAAGAGAAGCGAGTACAGCTTCAAAACCACAAG GTAGTGTACCAGGATATTGTTTCACATAAGCTGGTTGTTGATGCAGTCTGTGACAAGGCTGAACAATTGATGTCATTGACGCAGGATGACAACTTATGTGTACAAAACCTGAAGGACAAATACCAAACGATGTCAACAAAATCTCAG AATCTCCTGACATGGCTTGAGAAGTGTGTTTCTGAACATCAGCACTACCTTGATTTGTGTAAAACATTCCAAGATTTTCTCTTGAATCATCAACAGAAATTCCAAGAATGCCGTGATACGGCAGGAGAGAAACGAACTGTTCAGAGTCGACTCATGACTCTCAgg GAACTGAGAACTCAGGAAAAAGAAGGAAACAGCACAATACAGTCTCTTTGTGACCAATGCCAGGAGGTATGTATACATACTTCTGAGTATGGTGCAGATATTTTGCGAAGAGAAGTGCAAGAAATGCGAGATTCCTGGAGCCAACACACAACATCAACTTTGGAAGCTGAGCATAATTTGGAAAATGTGTTACAGCAGTGGATGGGGTATGAGGAAAATCTTCAGTTCATGTTAACATGGTTGAAGGAAGTAGAATCAGCTGTCAAACATCCACAACTTCAGTCGTCAGTTGAAGAAAAAGAAGAGCAGCTAAAAACTGTTCAG GAGCTGAGAGACAAAGTTCTGAATCACCAGAAAACTGTGGACAGTCTTACTGATGAGGGTCATGTTCTACTTCAAGTTTCTGGTGTAGAGAACATTCGTGGCCAGATATCTCAGTGTGGTTTCCGATACCAGTCACTACTTAGTACTGTGAAG GCTTTAATTACTCGGTGGGAAAATATGGTTGAGGACcataagaattacaaaaaaatgacATCTGAGCTTGAAGTGTGGCTAAGAGGAGCAGAGAATGTTGTATCTGAGTTGAAGGAAGATGGTAAAATTGAAAACAAGATAGAGAAAGTACAA GTTTTAATGGCTGATAAACCTAAAGGACAACAACTTCTAAATCAAGTTGTGCAAGCAGGAGAAAGACTTTATCAAGACACATCAGCAAATGGAAGAGATGCAGTGAGACAAGAATTACGTAAGCTGCGTGACTGTTGGGATCAGTTGGATGTCGAACTAACGGAGCAACAAAGACTGTTACAAGATCGCAGTCAGCAATGGCATGTTTTCATGGATAATTTGAAACAA ATTGTGAACTGGTTGAATGCAACAGAAAAGTCTGTTGAATTAGACAAGAATAACCATCCTGGGGTACAAGACATACCAACTCGTTTACAGAAATACAAG CTTTTTCAGCAGGACATTATGATGCACAAAAGACAGTTAGATTCCTTGCAGGAGAAACTTCCGAGTAGTGCAACGTTTTTAGGTGAAGTGAAACAGGCTCTCTCTGAAGCAACAGAAAGGATTGAAGCTCTCTCTGAGGCTGTTAAG GCTGAATTGTCGAGTGTAGAAAATCTTGGAATGCTTGCACAAAAGTACAAGGATCTTCGAGAGCACTACAGCCAGTGGTATCAACAAACACTGGACAAACTGCTTTTGTGTAAGGACTACACTGGAAATAGAGCAACGATCCAGGCGAGGTTGGAAAAACTAGag AATATTGAAAAGCAGCTCTCAGAGGGAGCAGAAACTGTGAACAGTCTTGGAGAACATACAAAAGAGCTAAGAGAACTAGTGTGTCCAAAGGACCGGGACATTATGGAACAAGAGCATATGGTTGTTGTCAGTAACCAGCAGCGACTAACTGCAGAGACAGATGAAGTCAGTCATCAGCTTCACGATCGACTTCAACAGTGGACCACTTATGAAGATCAGTTTGGTTGTCTGTTAGAAAGACTAGAGCTATTGGAAGCACAGGTTCAAGATTTTTCACTCAAAACCACTttagaagaaaagaaagaacaattaTCAAGATATCAG GCCTTGATCAATGATATAGAGGCTGAGGAAAGAACTTGGCCCATCCTTAGCAGTCTTGCTGTCATCCTGGACCAA GCTCTGCTTACTGAGATGAAAGATAGAGAACGTGAAGTTGACTCTTTGAGTGATAGCACCCAAGAACTGATAGAAGCTAGTGGTGAGATGAGGCTATCAATGGGAGTTTCTCAAATTACATCCGCTACCAATCACTGCTCTTAA